TATCATAACCACTAAGGGCAAAGGATTACAACAGGCTGAAGAAGACCAAGTAAAATACCATGCCCCAGGAAAATTTGATGCCACTACTGGAGAAATTCACAAGAAATCAGAGGAAAATTTACCGCCAAAGTTTCAGGATGTGTTTGGATTGACCTTAGTGGAATTGGCTAAAAATAACGAAAAGATTATTGGTATTACTCCAGCTATGCCTAGCGGAAGTTCAATGAAATTTATGATGGAAGCTTTTCCGAAAAGGGCTTTTGATGTGGGAATTGCGGAACAACATGCTGTAACCCTTTCAGCCGGAATGGCCACACAAGGGATGGTGGTGTTTTGCAACATTTATTCTACCTTTTTACAACGCGCTTACGACCAAGTAATACACGATGTGGCTTTGCAAAACTTGCCTGTGATTTTCTGTTTAGACAGAGCAGGATTAGTAGGGGAAGATGGCGCTACACATCACGGTGTTTTTGACTTGGCTTATTTGCGATGCATTCCGAATATGATTATTTATGCACCAAAAGATGAAATGGAGTTGCAAAATATCTTGTACACCGCTTCTTTAGGTTTGAAACATCCTATTGCCATCCGTTATCCAAGAGGTCGAGGTAAAAATGCCGATTGGAAATTGCCTACCGACTTCCAAAAAATAGAAATTGGGAAGTCCCAAAAACTGAAAAAAGGCAAAAACGTAGCCATCTTATCTACGGGAACTATTGCCGATAATGTCACTGCTGCCTTAAACGAGATGGAAGACTCAGAAAACCATTTTGCACACTATCATTTTGGTTTCGTAAAACCTTTAGACGAAAAGAAATTGCATAAAATCTGCGACAAATTCTCGACCTTAATCACCGTAGAAGATGGGGTAACCACAGGAGGTTTTGGTAGCGCTGTCCTTGAGTTTGCTGCTAAGAATGATTATGTGAATGAAATCTTCCTTTGCGGCGTTCCCGATTATTTTATAGAGCACGGCACGGTAGATGAACTCCAACAATTCTGCAACATCGATGTGGATGGCTTAAAATCGCTATTTTCTGGCTTACTGGAAGAAGAGGAAGAAGAAGATTAAGCCGTTACGATTTGGTTCAACTGGACCGCTTTTCCATCGGTTAGCATGGAGATGAAATGACAAATGTGAAGCAAACGTTCGTACAAACTTTCTTTTTCTAGATGATGTTTCTCGGGTAAAATTTTCAGAAGTAATTTGTCGTAATTCGTAGCTTTCCCTTCGTGGTTATTGTTGTAAGCCGTGATAAATTTGTCTAATAAATTATTGATGATTTGGTAGCCCGACAATTCTTTTTCAATCACTTCCCGACTTTGGTAAATGTTCTTTACGCTCAACTTGATGATATCGTCCATTTGGGCTTTGTACTTGCTTTTATCCGTTAGAGCAAAATGGAATTTTCCTTGCAGAATAGCTTCTTCGTTTTCTATGAAGATTCGAACAGCATCGTTAATCAGGTTTCCAATAGCCAACGCACGCAAATAACTGATGCGGTCTTCTTTGGTGATTAATGTTTGGTATTTCCCAGCATCAATGGTGTCTTTGACTAATTTGATTAAGTATTCCAAAGCAAAATCTTCCGAGACTAAGCCTAGATTGATACCGTCTTCAAAATCGATTATTGTGTAACAAATATCATCTGCCGCTTCGACTAAAAATGCCAAGGGATGACGCTCGTAACCAATATCTTCTCCTGTTTTATTGGAAATCATTCCCAACTCTTCAGCCACTTCTTTGAAGAATTCCTTATCCGATTGGAAGAATCCGTATTTTTTATCGGCTATATTCTTGGTTGGCTTTTTGGGTAAACTTTCTTTAGGATATTTAGTAAACGCTCCCAAAGTAGCATAAGACAAACGCAAACTGCCTTCTATACCAGGGCGTGAACTTGTCAGTACCGAAAACCCATTAGCATTCCCTTCAAAATCAATTAAATCCTGCCATTGTTTATCGGTTAACTTGTCTTTGTATTGTTGTCCTTTCCCAATAGAGAAATATTCCCCAATTGCTTTTTCTCCAGAATGTCCAAAAGGTGGATTCCCAATATCATGCGCCAATGCTGCTGCTGCAACAATTGCCCCGAAATCATTCATGTGATAGCCGTGAACTTCTTTTAAATGAGGGTATTTTTCAATGATTTTTTTCCCGACTAATCTTCCGATGGAGCGTCCTACTACGGAAACTTCTAAACTGTGAGTTAGTCGCGTATGGACAAAATCGGTTTTAGAAAGCGGGATAACTTGGGTTTTATCTTGTAAACTTCTAAAAGCTGAGGAAAAAATAATACGGTCATAATCGACTTCGAAACCGAGACGCGTATCATCTTGCTCTATTCGTAATCTTTTGCTGGTGTCGCCTTGGCGTTTTAGAGATAAAAGTTGTTCCCAGGTCATAATCGTTTGGTGGTTTTTGGGTTCCGAGTTTAAAACTCAAATATACAGTTATTTTAAATGTTTCTCCATACAAACACTATTGGCTACACCTTTGTATTGTCCAAAGTTTTCAATCACGATGTATCCTAATTTTTGGTACAAACCAATGGCGTCTATTTGCATGAAGCCCGTTTCCAGAATGGCTTTAGTATAGCCTTCTTCTCTCGCCCAATGTTCTAATTCGGTTAAAATGGCTTTCGCAATTCCTTTGCCTCTGTGTTCTGGCAAGGTATACATGCGTTTCATTTCAGCAACTTTGGGTTCAAATTCTTTGTATGCACCAATACCCACTACTTTGCCATCTTCATAGCAAACTAGAGCGTTTTTCAACAAATTGCTTTTATTGAATTGGGCATAAAAAGCATGATCTTCACCGTCAAGAACTGCTAAATAGGCATCCAATTGAACCACCAAATGGCCAAAATCTTCGTTATCAGAGGTAGTTCTTATAAGCGTAAACATGGTTTATTCTTCGGTTGTTGTTTCTTGTGCTGTGTAAAACTTTCGTTTAGCTTGTTCTAGCGCTTTTTTATCCACTACATAGGTTTTAGAGAGGGTATCGTGCCAAGCTCTTGTTTGCGAAACCAATAATGACAAGGGATCAAAAGGAATTAAGCGGCATAAAGACCGTATTAAAATCGTTTCCTGATGGGGTTTTTCGCCATTAGCATCAACGACTACGGTTTGAGTTATGAATTTACCAATGGTTCTGGCGAATACAATTTCAAAGAAATTATAATATATTAAGGCGATAGCATAGCAAATAGTATAAAGCGCAATAGTATTTTTATCTATAGTAGCAAAAAAAGTTACTACACTTTTATTGCCAAATAAACCAGCTACTATAGAAGCTATTATTGCAAATACCATTATTAAAAGTAGCTGCATAATCATATCTAAAAGATAATTCAAAAATCGTTGTCCTATAGACGCCAAAACCTCATCGGTTACTTGGTATTGCTTTTTATTGCTTAGGCTCATCCTTTTTATTCTTTTTGATTGGCTAAAAAGAAGTTGCGCGACTTCTTAGGGTATTGGTTGTAACTCTTATCGCTTGGGTTTGCGATTACGGTTTTGATGTTGATTTCGTCACCAATTTTAAAACTTGCTTCCGTGTATTTGTAATCTAACAAATATTCTCCGCAGAAATAATTACCGTCTTTGTCTTTTTCTATAATTCCGGTGTAAACTCCTTTTTCTTTTGACATAGTATTTTTTATTTAAAAATCAAAACAGCTATCATGTAGACAGCTGTTTCGAATTATTATATTTTTATTGCATTTCCTTCTAAGACCCACACATTTCGCAATCATCTGGACCTGCATTTCTTGCGCGTTCTACCATTGCGGCAAAATCTTCTGCTGTCATTTCACCGTTTTCAGTTGGCTTTACAACTTCAACGGCTACTGGCTCGGGAACTTGCGCTGTGGGTTCTGCTTTTTTATCGTTATTTAAAGTGAACTTGATGGCATCTACCGCCGCTTTAGTTCTCAAATAGTACATTCCTGTTTTCAAACCACTTTGCCAAGCGTAGAAATGCATTGACGTAAGTTTCGCATAATTCGCATCCTGCATAAACAAGTTCAACGATTGCGATTGGTCAATGAAATACCCTCTGTGTCTTGACATATCGATGATGTCTTTCATAGACATTTCCCAAACGGTTTTGTACAACTCTTTCAAGTCTTCCGGAATATCTAAATCTTGAACTGAACCGTTGTTACGCATTAATTGTTGTTTCAAATCTTCGTTCCAAAGTCCACGTTTTACTAGGTCTTCTAGTAAGTGTTTGTTTACTACAATGAATTCACCTGATAATACACGACGAGTGTAAATATTTGAAGTATACGGTTCGAAAGCTTCGTTGTTTCCTAAAATTTGTGACGTTGAAGCGGTTGGCATTGGCGCCATTAACAAAGAGTTACGCACCCCGTGTTTCATCACTTCTTTTCTTAACGCTGCCCAATCCCATCTTCCTGATAATTCTTCGTCTTTGATGTTCCAAAGATTGTGTTGAAACAATCCTTCAGAGATTGGTGATCCTTTGAATGAAGAATAGGGTCCTTCTGTTTTGGCTTCTTCCATGGAAGCAGTAACGGCAGCGAAATACATCGTTTCGAAGATTTCCTGATTCAATTTCTTAGCTTCATCGCTGGTGAAAGGCATTCTCAATAAAATGAAAGCATCGGCTAAACCTTGTACACCCAATCCAACAGGACGGTGACGAAGGTTAGAGTTTTCAGCTTCTTTTACAGGATAGTAATTTCTGTCGATTACCTTATTCAAGTTGCGTGTTACTCGTTTGGTAACGTTGTATAACAATTGGTGATTGAATTCACCATTTTCCACAAACATAGGTAATGATATTGAAGCCAAGTTACACACTGCAATTTCGTCTGCAGAAGTGTACTCCATGATTTCGGTACATAGGTTTGATGAACGAATAACACCCAAATTCTTTTGGTTTGATTTTCTGTTCGCGGCGTCTTTATACAACATGTATGGCGTTCCGGTTTCGATTTGTGACTCTAAGATTTTCTCCCAAAGTTCACGTGCCTTCACCGTTTTTCTTCCTTTGCCTTGCTCTTCATAAGAAGTATATAATGCTTCGAATTCGTCACCGTAAACATCGCATAATCCTGGACATTCATTTGGACACATTAAGGTCCAGTGCGTGTCTTCTTGAACACGTTTCATGAATAAATCGGAGGTCCACATGGCGAAGAATAAATCACGCGCACGCATTTCTTCTTTTCCGGTATTCTTTTTCAAATCTAAAAATTCGAAGATGTCAGCATGCCAAGTTTCTAAGTAAATAGCGAAACTTCCTTTACGTTTTCCGCCGCCTTGATCTACATAACGTGCTGTGTCATTGAAAACTCTCAACATCGGAACAATTCCATTTGAAGTTCCGTTAGTTCCGCGAATATAAGAACCTGTTGCACGAACGTTGTGGATTGATAATCCAATTCCACCTGCTGATTGCGAGATTTTTGCGGTTTGTTTTAGGGTGTCGTAAATTCCGTCGATGCTGTCGTCTTTCATGGTTAATAAAAAGCACGAAGACATTTGTGGTTTTGGCGTACCTGCGTTGAACAACGTTGGCGTAGCGTGTGTGAAGAATTTTTTTGACATCAAATCGTAAGTTTCGATTACCGATTCCATGTCGTTTAAGTGAATTCCAACCGCTACACGCATTAACATGTGTTGAGGACGCTCTACAATCTTACCATTGATTTTTAGCAAATACGAACGCTCTAAGGTTTTGAAACCAAAGTAATCGTAGTTAAAATCACGGTTGTAAATGATGTGAGAATTTAAAAATTCAGCATTGGCCTGAATAGCTTCGTGTACTTCTTGGGACAGTAACGGCGCTTTTTGATTGGTTCTTGGATTCACATAAAAGTACATTTCTTTCATGGTTTCCGAGAAGGATTTATTGGTGTTTTTATGCAAGTTAGAAATCGCGATACGCGCTGCTAATTGAGCATAATCTGGGTGAGCAATGGTCATGGAAGCGGCAGTTTCTGCTGCTAAGTTGTCAAGTTCTGAAGTAGTTACACCGTCATACAATCCTTCGATTACACGCATGGTTACTTTTACAGCATCCACTAAATCGTTTAATCCGTAACATAATTTTTTAATTCTGTCCGTGATTTTATCGAACATTACCGGCTCTTTGTGACCGTCTCTTTTTACTACATACATACGCTTGTCAGTTTTTGAAAATAGAAAATCCCTTTACCTATTTTCTGGTTATTTGTAAATTGTTTTGTTAAGTGCTATGGTTTACTTCCTAGCCCTGATGGAAGTGGCACGAAGTAGAGCGGACAGCAGGAAAATGGTTTCCAAGAATGCCCGAACGATTCGCTCCTAAAAGTCTGCGTCGAAACTGATTTTCCCTGCTTCTGAATCGGTGTTCATTACACCCGCTTTTTGATACTCGGCAACACGTTTTTCAAAGAAATTGGTTTTCCCTTGTAACGAAATCATGTCCATGAAATCAAAAGGATTACTTGAATTGTAAACTCGTTTACAACCTAATTCTACCAATAATCTATCGGCCACAAATTCTAAATATTGAGTCATCAACGTGGCATTCATTCCAATTAAGCTCACAGGAAGTGACTCGGTAATAAACTCACGCTCAATATCTAAAGCATCGGTAATGATTTCTGTAATTCTAGATTTTGATACTTTGTGAACCAAATGATGGTTGTGTAAATGCACCGCAAAATCGCAGTGAACCCCTTCGTCACGAGAAATCAACTCGTTGGAGAAAGTAAGACCCGGCATTAATCCGCGTTTTTTTAACCAATAAATGGAACAAAATGCACCAGAGAAAAAGATTCCTTCTACTGCTGCAAAAGCTATTAATCTTTCGGCGAATGAATCAGAGCCAATCCATTTTAAAGCCCAATCGGCTTTTTTTCTGATGGCAGGAAATACTTCCAAAGCGTTGAAAAGTTTGTCTTTTTCTACTTCGTCTTTAACATAAGTATCAATCAAAAGCGAATAGGTTTCGCTATGAATGTTTTCCATCATGATTTGGAAACCATAGAAGAATTTTGCTTCTGGATATTGCACTTCATTTACAAAATTCTCAGCTAAATTTTCATTTACAATTCCATCAGAAGCGGC
The window above is part of the Flavobacterium sp. N1994 genome. Proteins encoded here:
- a CDS encoding 1-deoxy-D-xylulose-5-phosphate synthase, whose protein sequence is MSKKLLEHIHNPKDLRKLDVAQLAKLAKELREFIIDIVSVKEGHLGASLGVVELTIALHYVFDTPNDLLVWDVGHQAYGHKILTERRTKFDTNRQLGGISGFPRRSESVYDTFGVGHSSTAISAALGMAIASQLKGENKHHIAVIGDASIASGMAFEGLNHAGVTDADLLVILNDNAIGIDPSVGALKNYLTAVKEGKNPKDNNMMKSLNFDYSGPIDGHDLPLLIKELERLKKVKGPKFLHIITTKGKGLQQAEEDQVKYHAPGKFDATTGEIHKKSEENLPPKFQDVFGLTLVELAKNNEKIIGITPAMPSGSSMKFMMEAFPKRAFDVGIAEQHAVTLSAGMATQGMVVFCNIYSTFLQRAYDQVIHDVALQNLPVIFCLDRAGLVGEDGATHHGVFDLAYLRCIPNMIIYAPKDEMELQNILYTASLGLKHPIAIRYPRGRGKNADWKLPTDFQKIEIGKSQKLKKGKNVAILSTGTIADNVTAALNEMEDSENHFAHYHFGFVKPLDEKKLHKICDKFSTLITVEDGVTTGGFGSAVLEFAAKNDYVNEIFLCGVPDYFIEHGTVDELQQFCNIDVDGLKSLFSGLLEEEEEED
- a CDS encoding deoxyguanosinetriphosphate triphosphohydrolase; the protein is MTWEQLLSLKRQGDTSKRLRIEQDDTRLGFEVDYDRIIFSSAFRSLQDKTQVIPLSKTDFVHTRLTHSLEVSVVGRSIGRLVGKKIIEKYPHLKEVHGYHMNDFGAIVAAAALAHDIGNPPFGHSGEKAIGEYFSIGKGQQYKDKLTDKQWQDLIDFEGNANGFSVLTSSRPGIEGSLRLSYATLGAFTKYPKESLPKKPTKNIADKKYGFFQSDKEFFKEVAEELGMISNKTGEDIGYERHPLAFLVEAADDICYTIIDFEDGINLGLVSEDFALEYLIKLVKDTIDAGKYQTLITKEDRISYLRALAIGNLINDAVRIFIENEEAILQGKFHFALTDKSKYKAQMDDIIKLSVKNIYQSREVIEKELSGYQIINNLLDKFITAYNNNHEGKATNYDKLLLKILPEKHHLEKESLYERLLHICHFISMLTDGKAVQLNQIVTA
- a CDS encoding GNAT family N-acetyltransferase, whose protein sequence is MFTLIRTTSDNEDFGHLVVQLDAYLAVLDGEDHAFYAQFNKSNLLKNALVCYEDGKVVGIGAYKEFEPKVAEMKRMYTLPEHRGKGIAKAILTELEHWAREEGYTKAILETGFMQIDAIGLYQKLGYIVIENFGQYKGVANSVCMEKHLK
- a CDS encoding RDD family protein → MSLSNKKQYQVTDEVLASIGQRFLNYLLDMIMQLLLIMVFAIIASIVAGLFGNKSVVTFFATIDKNTIALYTICYAIALIYYNFFEIVFARTIGKFITQTVVVDANGEKPHQETILIRSLCRLIPFDPLSLLVSQTRAWHDTLSKTYVVDKKALEQAKRKFYTAQETTTEE
- a CDS encoding ribonucleoside-diphosphate reductase subunit alpha, with protein sequence MYVVKRDGHKEPVMFDKITDRIKKLCYGLNDLVDAVKVTMRVIEGLYDGVTTSELDNLAAETAASMTIAHPDYAQLAARIAISNLHKNTNKSFSETMKEMYFYVNPRTNQKAPLLSQEVHEAIQANAEFLNSHIIYNRDFNYDYFGFKTLERSYLLKINGKIVERPQHMLMRVAVGIHLNDMESVIETYDLMSKKFFTHATPTLFNAGTPKPQMSSCFLLTMKDDSIDGIYDTLKQTAKISQSAGGIGLSIHNVRATGSYIRGTNGTSNGIVPMLRVFNDTARYVDQGGGKRKGSFAIYLETWHADIFEFLDLKKNTGKEEMRARDLFFAMWTSDLFMKRVQEDTHWTLMCPNECPGLCDVYGDEFEALYTSYEEQGKGRKTVKARELWEKILESQIETGTPYMLYKDAANRKSNQKNLGVIRSSNLCTEIMEYTSADEIAVCNLASISLPMFVENGEFNHQLLYNVTKRVTRNLNKVIDRNYYPVKEAENSNLRHRPVGLGVQGLADAFILLRMPFTSDEAKKLNQEIFETMYFAAVTASMEEAKTEGPYSSFKGSPISEGLFQHNLWNIKDEELSGRWDWAALRKEVMKHGVRNSLLMAPMPTASTSQILGNNEAFEPYTSNIYTRRVLSGEFIVVNKHLLEDLVKRGLWNEDLKQQLMRNNGSVQDLDIPEDLKELYKTVWEMSMKDIIDMSRHRGYFIDQSQSLNLFMQDANYAKLTSMHFYAWQSGLKTGMYYLRTKAAVDAIKFTLNNDKKAEPTAQVPEPVAVEVVKPTENGEMTAEDFAAMVERARNAGPDDCEMCGS
- a CDS encoding ribonucleotide-diphosphate reductase subunit beta, coding for MASIEPILQENKNRFVIFPIKHHDIWDWYKKMEASFWTAEEIDLHQDLSDWNNKLNADEKYFIKHILAFFAASDGIVNENLAENFVNEVQYPEAKFFYGFQIMMENIHSETYSLLIDTYVKDEVEKDKLFNALEVFPAIRKKADWALKWIGSDSFAERLIAFAAVEGIFFSGAFCSIYWLKKRGLMPGLTFSNELISRDEGVHCDFAVHLHNHHLVHKVSKSRITEIITDALDIEREFITESLPVSLIGMNATLMTQYLEFVADRLLVELGCKRVYNSSNPFDFMDMISLQGKTNFFEKRVAEYQKAGVMNTDSEAGKISFDADF